Within the Anaerotignum faecicola genome, the region CGGCTGTGGGCGGTAAGCTGCAAGAGATTCGCATGGTGATGAATGGCGGCATGTATAAAAACGCCTTTTCCTGCGCCATTCCCGGCACGCAGGAGCTTGGCTGCAATATGGCGGCGGCATTGGGTGCCTTGGGCGGCGATTGGACGCTTGGTCTGGAGGTGCTGAAAAATATTACAGCCGCACATGTTGCCGAGGCAAAGACATTGCAGATTCCCATGGATATCAAAGCCGATGAAACAAAGGAGGGCATTTATATCCTTGCGGAAATCCGGACAAGCGAAGGGGTCGGCGTTTGCCGCATTGAGGACTTCCATGCGAATATCGTTTTTGTTGCAAAAAATGATACCGTTCTCTTTCAGGCGGAGCAGACAAAGGCGGCAGAACAGCAGCATGCCTTTGATTTTGAAGCAGTTACCGTTGCGGATATGGTGGATTATGCAAAAACCGTTCCCATCGCAGAATTGTCCTGCGTGAAAGAAATGATTGCCATGAACTGTGCGCTTTCCGCCGAGGGCGAGAAGGGCGTAGGTCTGCAAATCTGGAAAACTCTGGCAGCCTTCCGTAATAGAGGTGCTGTCGGTGACGATATGATTTACGCCGCACAGAGGCTGACCTGCTCCGCCATGGATGCGCGTCTGGCAGGTCTGCCCTTTCCTGCCATGAGCATTGTCGGCAGTGGCTCCCATGGGATTCTCTGCTCCATGCCCGTTGTTTCCTATGGCAGATTTGCAGGCAAAACAGAGGAAGAAATCATCCGCGGCGTGGCACTCAGCTGCTTAATCACCATTTTCAGCAAACATTATACCGGCAGACTTTCTGCCCTCTGCGGCTGTGTTCTGGGCGGTGGCAGCGGTGCGGCGGCAGGTATTGTGCTGCTCATGGGCGGCAGCGCGAAGGAGGCCTCCGCGGCAATGGATCACATGGCGGCAAATCTTACC harbors:
- a CDS encoding L-cysteine desulfidase family protein is translated as MKFDFTGLLKNEMKPALGVTEVGAIALAAARAYAAVGGKLQEIRMVMNGGMYKNAFSCAIPGTQELGCNMAAALGALGGDWTLGLEVLKNITAAHVAEAKTLQIPMDIKADETKEGIYILAEIRTSEGVGVCRIEDFHANIVFVAKNDTVLFQAEQTKAAEQQHAFDFEAVTVADMVDYAKTVPIAELSCVKEMIAMNCALSAEGEKGVGLQIWKTLAAFRNRGAVGDDMIYAAQRLTCSAMDARLAGLPFPAMSIVGSGSHGILCSMPVVSYGRFAGKTEEEIIRGVALSCLITIFSKHYTGRLSALCGCVLGGGSGAAAGIVLLMGGSAKEASAAMDHMAANLTGMICDGGSIGCALKASAGVYAAYLSAMLAMEGIAIPHNFGVIGSSAEQTEKNLGRISDEGMAPMDSTIIDVMQKGK